The following nucleotide sequence is from Pithys albifrons albifrons isolate INPA30051 chromosome 2, PitAlb_v1, whole genome shotgun sequence.
CAAGAAGTggctgaaatggaaaaatatacaaataaagtTGATTATGTGCTACAACTGGCTAAAAAAGAGGCACTTGTTCGGGCAGGCTTCTTTGGAGCAGTGagtatattttaattaaagtaaGCCAAGCATTTTATGtgtcaattattttaaaatttatgagGATACTTTGAAATCTGCAAATAAATGATTGGAAATAAATTGAACTTATGTAAAACTGTGGGAAGACTGGACTTAAATTAGTCTAAATTGCTGTGAAACTGCATCTCAAGATACAGCAGTATGATAAAGTCACTTTAAGTCTCTGTTTCTGCCCTACACCCCATAGCTGGGGACTACTTATCCAAGGTCACATGTCCTGTTCAAGGAACTAAACCAGTGGAAACCTTCCCCCACCCATTGCACAGGTTTGGCTCCCTGATGAGATGAGCATCAATGCATAGAAAGCTGAGGAGTGTGCAGATGGGGAAGGCAGGGATGGACTGCTTTTTTCCATAACTTAATTGCTTTATCGTATTCCAAAACTACGAGATAACCACAGAATATCGGCTCTTCTTCAGTGATGGAGTGATGGCTGAGAATCATTTTTGATGTTCCTTTCCatcttgggaagaaaaaaaaagagttgctTGCTTTTTAAACACTTGTTGATTAGCACAGAGCAGTGCCACTGGATGTCTGGCTGGCTGTTGGCTGGGTTTGTTTAGAATTGTTGAATTTAACTCAGTCCTCCAAAAGCCTTGAAACCTATGGTATGAGAGTTCTTTTTATTAGAAGGAAAATTCTGAAACAATGTTTTAGAGGATGAAATTTAAGAGGTATGTGACAAAATatgcctttttctcttttttcttagaCTGGCCTTTCTGGAAACTTAATTGTCCTCTCAGTCTTATACAAAGGAGGATTATTAATGGGCAATGCCTACATGACAGTTGGTGAACTCTCGTCTTTCCTCATGTATGCTTTCTGGGTTGGAATAAGCATTGGAGGTATGGAATGGGAAATTaggttttcttcatttcaaagcATTACAGTCAGTACAGGGGCAGGCAGCAAGAAGCTCTTAAAAGATCTGGCTTTCTTATAAAATCTCTTCCAAATGATCTTCCCATGAaatcatacttttttttctgaagagttaatgaaaataataatttataacGTAATATAAACCTCTGTTTTCCAAAAAGAATACAGAGGTTATTTTTTCAAAGTGGGCATGAGACAGATACATattactttaattttctttatgtctAAATTAACATACTTGCCATACTGTGCAAAGAAATAATACttatattttttaacaaatttgTGAGTCTGTGTTAAACATACTCTATTTAGAAAGGCACATAGAATTTAGCTGTAATTCAGTGTAGAGTGTCCTGAACTCAAGAGTAAACAAAGTGCCAGTAGAATGCTGCGCTCTGGTGCTAACCTTATGATTTTCCTTACTGACTGACTCTTCCTTGAAGCTCACACTCTGTAATCTACTGGCCCAGAAACAAGCTGTTCATCTTTTTGACAGAGCTGTCTTCATGACTGCATGCAGGCAAAAATGAAGATAAAGTGCTTTGAAGTTTGACAACTTATTGGAGTGTTCTTCTTTAAAATGAGCCTGTTATGTCTGATAGACAGGGAGGGCAATGCAGCTTGCCTGTGCTCTTCTTTTCTAAGACTATGGCTGATATTGTGGGAAGCACAAACATGCACCTCAGGGCAAAATTAGCAAACCTGGTTCCTTGTATATCAAAATTCCAGTGGCACCCATTCTACCAAAACCCTTTCTTTGCTCCTTAGATCATCCAAGTCTGCTCAGTGGACAGATACCCAGCACTTTAAAAAACACATGGGACAAATTAATGTTAAATAAATGCCAGTTAGAAATGCTGCTTAAAATGTCATTGAGTTTACTTTTATTTcctataaaaatatctttttaaattCTACTGAAGATCATTGGAGAATGCAGTTCTGTACAGAGCTCATTCTCACAGGGACTCTGAAGCAGGGGTGTCTTGCCACAAGAGGCCTGCCTTTCTAGATACCTACAAGGCATATAATCTGCCAAGTACTAAGTCTGCTTGATACATGTCATTATCAATACATTTAGGAATTCATGCAGCAAACTGTAAAGTTCACTGTATAATTTgtgattttgctgttttttgttCTATATTTGCTGTGTTATCTACCAAACATAGAAAATGGGTTGcgaaaattaaaaacattttcaaaattgtaTTTGCTGTCCATAATACATTATAGGTTATTTTATGAGTGGTTGTGAGTTTGCAAACGTCAGTGCTTGAGTTGCAAGGTGCTCCGTGAGGCTtaggctgtccctgctgtgccctgttcTAGGATGTAGAtactttggctttttttcccagtcttgTCACCAGAACTTGTCACCGTGGCTAGTGCCTTGTGTTGCAAGCTTTCAGATAGtcctcagcagcagcatgaTGAAATGCCCTGCCTACACTTACAGACTCATGACCTTTAGCTGGGCTTGTTCCTCTGCAAGAATAAACCAGTCAACACCTTCTAATATACCCTGGGTTTTCTGCCCTGCTGAAATCACTCTAACACTCTAAGCATTTTAAGGTGTAAGTATGTTTCTTCTGTTGGAATTCAGAGATTTTCTTTCgaaagacacacaaaaaataaagaaatagggCATTTTATGTTTACGCCTTGCTCCGTTTTTAGTTCTACATTggttttctctgtttatttcaGCTGGAAAGCTCTTCAGCCAAGCTACCTCCAAGATGATTCACACAGCTGCTAAGAGCTGGGACCCAGTACTATATGTAGGCCTTGTCCTTAGCTTTTGCTTTCTCCAGTAGTGTTTGATGCATGAGAGACATATTTCTTTACATTGTCCATTCTCCACATAGCTTCTCAATTGCCAGCTCAGCCTTAGGTTTCATGCCCTCTCTCTGCTGTGGCTGACTCAGCCAGGCTCCCCTGTAGTAGCATAAACCTGTCTGACAAAGAAGGGCATTCAGAATGCTCTGTTCTACTGAATGAGTTGAAACATATAGCTGGTTGGATGCAAAGCTTTATTTCCATAAAGTTGGATGCTGTTCTTCCTGACAGATGAATGAAAAAGATCATACACAAACTGAAGTGtattaacattttcttcagaaagattTGTTTTACAGATGTAGATAAGAATGGTAAATAAGGGTATTGATAGCTCTCAAATGAGACTAGACAGCATTTAAATCAACAAGTTTGACAGTGTGTTGGAGTAAAGGATCCCCTACACATCTGATCCttcattgctgctgctgaaaagtATAATGCTCCTATGTCTTCCATTCTGTATGGATGCATAATAttgttctgttttttgtttAGGTCTAAGTTCCTTTTATTCTGAGCTAATGAAAGGACTAGGTGCTGGTGGACGTCTTTGGGAACTTATTGAAAGGAAACCCCAACTTCCATTTAATGGTGGGTTCTTGGTTTGTAAGTGTTCACAGgttgatttttctcttgtggGTCAGCAGTATTTCAGAAGGCTGTGTCTAATACTTAAAGGTAGTACTGACTTAAaatcttttgaaagaaattagaTACAATAGTAATTCTTCTGGCTTTTCCAAAGTATGAAACAGACGATGAAAGTTTTCCTTCATCAAAAATGTTAGAAGCCAAACATTTGGCTCAATTAGTTactttttgtttaattattttttctttaattcagaATATGATTTTATGTATATTACTTTGAAAGTTATGTGACTGAGAACATGATCATATCTAGCTTTTTGGACTATTCTTTTTATATCATCACCACTTCGTCTTGGATCAGTTTTAGAGTGAAAAGAGTGGAAGGAAgcaagaggagaggagggaggagctCTGAGATGGCTGTGTCTCACATTTCCACTGAAAGGCTTACCGTGCTCATCTCTAATGGCTAAGAAATTACTAGTCTGAAAAACTTTGGAAACCAGGTGGTTTTCATTAAGAGTATTTCAAGCTTAGATGTTCCATACTGATCTAGTGAAAACAGGTCCTTAGTGAGACATGTTGATTTGAAATCTAAATTGCAAACAAAGACAATTTGAAGCCTTTCAGGAACACCTGCCAAATTGAATTTTTGAGTTCTTCTGCCATAGGAATGAAGGTCTGAGGCATGACTGGggaataaaaggaaggaaaggggggagCTCATATGGGGAATTGTGCTTCTTGGGAGAGTGTGGATGTGCAGCTACAGCGGATGTTGCTTTTGGAAAGATGTGCATCGCTTTCCTCAGAGTGGTACTACCCACATTTGTCCCTTAATTTAGAGGGGcaaggttttattttcatagaaCTCTGGCTGTTGCTGGTGACAACAAATATCTTGGCAACAAATTggattgtctttttttcctgcatctAGAATCCAAACAGGAAGCAAGTATATATAGCTTCTAGATATTTATAGAGTAATATATAGAGAAAGGACTTGTGGTAGCAGACTTCCTGTATTATGGTAGATATCAGCAGTTCAGGCCATGGAATAGACTGTGCAATAACGGGAACTGAGACTTAAGATAAGCAATTACTTGTTACTGTGGTAATAATAAGGATTATGCAGCTAGCACAGGATTtaacaaatacatttctttCCCCAGAAGGAGGTTTACAGACCATTGTATAAACAATAAATTTACAATATGTATGCCCAGGTTAAAGTCAAGGAATGAATCTGGAATTGTATGCTCTTGCCTTTGCCATTTCAATGCTACTATTGTTGAACTGAAAGTTTGGAGAAGAAATGGGcatctggaaaaaagaaaaggaaaataagttaTCTGCTGTAGGAACAGCAGAACTAGTGAAATCTTGATTGCTGCTGTTGGATGTCTGTGTTTCCTATCACAGTTACTGTTTAACCAAACATGGGCTTGTACTACCATGTGCAATGGCTAGTTGGGTGTTATTTGTGTGCTGCATCTGAAAAGAATTAAGGGGTTTGAGTTGCATGTCTCCAGCAAGAGCAAACACAACTCAGGTGTTGTTCTTAGCGCTGCCAGTTTTCACGAAATTGGTAGGAACTTGGTGAGTGAGACTTGGTCTTTCGGGAATGCAGCACCAGTGTTCAGTTAGTTTGCTTTGTATGGATATGTATCACTGGCATTTAACAAGGCTTGAAGAAATTGTGTCTTTGTCTTACCTATTTATAAGCTTTTTCTAgtaattatattattttaaggTAATTGTTTAAATCAAGTGCTGTGTTCCAGAAAGAAGCTGGTTTCATTTAACACTGGTAGTAGTTCATTCATGGTGGTTTGTTACAGTATTTCATAAaccaaaattttcatttcagtgaacTGTTGCCTGAGAGATAGGCTTCTGACTGGTATTCCAACACACTGGTGCCCTGAATTTATTAAATATACTTTCCacttaagagaaaaaataaaactaaaaaatggTCATGAGCACACCAAACCTAGCAGCACTTTATTCCAGTGACAGCCTCTGCTTAAAAGCTACCCAGTCAACAGATAGTAGAGAAGGAACTGCTCTTGTTCAAAGAGAAAGGTGCTTCAGGTGAGTTTTGTGGCTCGGTGAAAGGGCAGTAAGTGATTTGCAATGTTTATCTTTTTGATTTCTGTGGTAACAGGACTTTGGCCTTCACCAATGccattttatttaattgctaCTAATTGACAAAGCTTAAATTGTTTATaatatgtttaaaaattcagataGTACTAGGAGAAGGGATCGTTGTTAGTTGTTAGGTATTAGCAAGATGCAAATTCTCCCTCTTGCTCTAGGTAGCCTACAGCTTCAGTGCCGGTGAGCAACCTGAAATTGCATTCAGGTACGAGTGTTGTACCACCTGATTCACTCACTGCTGAAATATAACCCCTGTTGTCCTGAATTGTGGTTTGCAGCTATCCACAGATTGAATGTAGAGCTAAATGTTTCTATTGAGTGTCTGTAAAGCAAGTTCTAGGAGGGCTgagctaatttttttctgttcatgtttctgtattttattctttgtcATATAGAGGGAATCACATTAGACAAAGACACGTTCAGAGGTGCATTGGAATTCAAAGATGTTGAGTTTGCGTATCCAACCCGTCCAGAAACATCAATTTTCAAAGATTTTAGCCTTTCCATTCCAGCTGGCTCTGTTATGGCTCTGGTTGGCCCAAGTGGTGCAGGGAAATCAACTATTGTATCTCTTCTGCTGCGTCTGTATGATCCTATCTCAGGTATGTTTGGTGTGTTGCTCTTGTTTGTGACAATTAATGCCATGCATCTCAGATACACCTTCTAAATAGTTGGAGTTCCTGTGCTTGAGACCCATGTTTCCCTCTGGGGTGTATGGTTACCCTGTGGGGGTGCCTGCATACTGTGCGTTTTTGATCCACCAGTATAGCATGTGATTTCTCACAGGTTGTTATTCTCAACTGTTCTGtctcttttcaaaatgtgtCCCACTTGACTCTGCTGTTCCTTAATTTAAGGTACTATCACTGTTGATGGTTTTGATATCCGCCAGTTAAATCCACTGTGGTTCAGAACAAAGATTGGAACAGTAAGTCaggtaaggaagaaaaaaaagtttcagatGGATGGAATAATTTTGTGTGATCAACTAGcttttcctcacttttcttcttcttgaaACTATATAATATTGCTTCTCAGTGAAATGTCTACATCTCACCATAACTGTGTTGCACATGAttcattctaaaaataaatatttagagcTAGTCCCATTATTCTATAGTCTTGTTTTTACATAATCATAAAGATTCAAAATGTTAGTTTAGGAGAAAAGTGCATGTGAAGACTGGAAAGTGTATTGCTGTAAGTTGTATTAGCTGTGACCATCCTGATGATTGCTATAATTTGTtgaagaaaataacacaaagCTTAGCACTTAACTTTCTTTTGCATTAATGGAAGTCATACAATCTTGTTTTACACAACCATTTCAAAAACTGACCTTCTGTGTTATTTCCAAGAAAACACGATTCCATTaggaaagcataaaaatataGCACAGTTGTCACATGCTCTTACAGTGCCACCTCCCTAACAACTTCCAAGCTCTGGAAGTACACAGGGGTGTTCAGTGGTGTCTTAGAAATAAACTATTTGATGAATTAAAATGTTCATTCCCTTGTCTCCCTAGATGCTTCACAGTGCAATTAACTGTTAGGCTGATGTTCTGTTTAAAAGCATAAGGGTATCTGGGTATTTGTTGCATTTCAAAACAACCTCCTTATGTAATAATGCCGCCAAAAGTTTTtgtgcaaaaattattttcGTATTAGCACATTTGTTTTTGAATGAATGTACTCCATTTGAACTACCAGTAAGAGGTGCAGACTGGTATTCATAGTATAGCATGTCTCCATTCAGACTTCTCTTGTTTCAGCCATTGTTCCATTGGACATCACCTGTCCTATCTCACAGTTCTCTGTTGCAAGctttaatataaattaaatgcACAAAATGCCATAAAATCTGTGTAGAGTTTAAGAGAAGAATCATCATTGTTGCAAATGATAGAATAGTTTGTGTTGGAATGGACCTTTAAATGTCATCTCATTCAACCCCCCTGCActaggcagggacaccttcaactagaTCATGTTGCTCAGAGTCCTATCCAGCCTGAGCTTGATTGTTTCTAGGAATGGGGCATTCACTACTCTGGGCAACATGTTTCAATGGTTTACCACTCTCACTATAAAAAACATCTTCCTTGTATCTAAACTGACCCTCCTGTAGCTGAGAACTCTTACCCCTTGTCTTATCACAACAGACCCTGCTAACAAGTCTGTCCCGATCTTTCTTACAGCCCTGCTTTAAGCATTGAAATGCCAGACTCcagtctccctggagccttctcttttccaggctgaacaaccccaactctctcagcctttgctcacagaaaaggtggctctgtccctcccatgatgatgatgatgatgatgatattgTAACAAAGTATAAAGGAAGGTTTTCTGATGTTTGAATGTATGGCTCTTTCTAAACTCTTCCTAAAATACTAGGAATTGAGAGAGTTTTTGTCAGTTTAAAAACCAACTTATTTTATAATTGGTTTTTAATGTCCATTTTGGTGTAATGataaggtttttttaatttgttttcaattcAATTAACTCTAGCTTCATATTCTTTGTATGAATATTTTAAGTGGGTTCTTGTAAGTGGGATTTATGTTATTTGAAATACAGACAATACATGTATATAATTATAGATCTACCATATTAGTTATGTGCTTGAATTTGTCAGGAACCAATTCTCTTCTCCTGTTCTATTGCTGAGAATATTGCCTATGGTGCAGAGGATCCTTCTACTGTGACTGCGGAGGAGATTCAGAAAGTTGCTGAAATAGCTAATGCTGCTAGTTTTATCAGAGGTTTTCCAAAAGGGTTTGACACTGTAgttggagaaaaaggcattttgctTTCAGGTATGTCTTtatgttgtttattttaaaaatcttgatgTTATAGAGTGAAGCACAAATTCTATTATATTTTGTTACCACTTTTTTCTCCAAGTTGTAGCCTGCCATAAGTATTAAAAGAATTCCCCCTTCATCTCCATTCCTCCCTAAAGTAGATGGGCCTAATTCTGCTCAGCCAggcattcatttaaaaatacttcatatACGTGATGCCTTATCCTGGAAAAGGCTTTCATATGTTTTCCTATTTCaatttactgattttttcccctAGGTGGACAAAAGCAACGAATTGCGATTGCTCGAGCTCTGCTCAAGGTAAGGCAGCAGCCAAACAGCTATTTAACTACTTTATTGGGGGAGACAGGAAGTGTTAAAAATGAGGAGGTCTTTCAGTGGGAGaggtagaaaaatattttaaaaagaaaattgtatctTTTCTGTTAATGAATTTGGAAAGGGCTGAGTGGCTTAACTGAAGACAACTTACATCAGTGctttttcctgtcctgttttTTGATAGTTCTTGCTAGCACTGATGTTAAAACATTGTATAATGGCTCACTTTCATAAGACCAGGTTGAGGATGAAGGAAGACTTTAAGAACATGATGCTACTAAACTCAAATATGACACTTCTGTGTTCAGATCTCTGACATTCGTGGGTTGATTTTTCTGGGTGGCAGTTTACTAGCCCTTTAGATGCCGTGTCTTAGCTTTGAGGGGAGGTGGCCTGGATTTGGGACAAGATAATATTTCAGGCACAATGttgtgacatttttttcttcgCACATTAATATGGGTCTAGCTTTAGGGCACACTCTGTGCTGCACAAATTTCAGGAGGCTTCTGAGGATGAGAAGGACAGGGAGTTTGGTTTGGGTACAGACACAGGGCCTCACAGGGAGGCAGTTTGGTGCTGATGCTCAGCTGGTAGTTTTGATCCTTGCTGAACCCAGTTCACCTTCATGTTAAGCCATACAGGTCTCCATACCATCCTGCTAGAATAATAGGAATTTCATTATACCAGTTCTCTTTTACCACAAATGTTGGAAAGCTGTTTGTATTTCAGGTCATGCATTTTGTACAGGTCATGAATTTTGTACAGTACATGCAATTAGAGACTTTATTTCTTGGCGGAGGGGGGAAAGGtggtaaaaaataaatgagtagTTGATATACTGGTGTAGTTGGGAGTGCAGTGGAGTCCCTTCCCTCCTAGATATAGTCTAAAGCTTTTACTCTCAACTTTATCAAGGAAGTTTGGGTTATATACTGCAACTCAGAAGTGAATTCTTCTAAGGAATTTGAGTGCtggctgtttggttttggggtttttaaaaatcacGTAATTGGGAAGAGGTTTTAAATGCTAGTTCTTAAGTATTGTGTATTTTGTCTATGGGGGAATGCCTCCTTTTGGCAGGGCTCTATTACTTTTTGTTACCAGACAGTTCTATGTAGCAGACTGAATGCAAACAGAGGGTAGCTGAGCCTCTGTGAAAGGTCCACACTAGAACAGTAAATTGGAAATTGAACTTTTGACCATAGTGCTGCCAAGTATGCATAAAAATCATCTCCTCTACCAGGGAATAGTACTTTTGCTACTTTAGCTGGGAAAATTTGAAGATAGAAaggtgtttctgttttgttctcttaGCATTTAGATTTCTTAAAAGTAATGAGATtaactcagttggttaaaacttggttgtaataatgccaaggtcatgggttaaatcccctgtgtgggccattgacttaagagttggactcgatgatccttgtgggtcccttccaactcagaatagtctgtgattctgtaatgcTTTGAATGACACTCAGTTCTTTTGATGAAGTCAGTACTCTTACTTGGAATTTTAAGCTATATGAATCCTATTCTTTATTGACATAAATGTTCAGATCTTGTTTAATTGTTATTATATccaatttcattttctccttcaggaTCCTAAAATTCTTCTGTTAGATGAAGCAACAaggtaagaaagaaaagaaatagaagttGTGTACCTCAGAAATTATGTAAAACTCAGATTTGGGAGAtcttctttcttgctttctgtgcATGCCCTTGGACAAACTATCTAACCCCGTTACTGTTCTCTACCCACAAAAAAGGATGTGCCTTCTAGAACGTGTGACTTGGTTAGGAGACCTATGATGAAAGCTGTTTATGCAAAGTGGAAGGGATAGCTGATAATTTTTCATGGAGTTAAATTTGTAATTTGTAACTTGATTTTGAAACATCTCCTTAAAGCTTTTCtgtatatttaatttaaacttaGATCTTGGAGTAAAACAGATACGATTATTCTGCAGtacagctgatttttttccactgaattaATTTAGTATTATTTTTCCATGCTTATTTTTGCATATAAGGATATGTAATGCCTGTAACTTGGATGTGAGCACTAAGCATATTCATGGAATGTCCCTGCATTCCAGTGTTTCCTCTTTACCAACAATAGAAAGGATTTGCAGTTTAGGCAGAATCAGCCTAATGCATACAATACTAGCCTGtcttaaaataacaaatatcCTCCTCTATGTGTCCCCACCCCATTTTTCACTAGTGCTTTGGATGCTGAAAATGAGTATCTAGTGCAAGAAGCTCTGGACCGGCTGATGGAAGGGAGGACAGTCCTAATTATTGCTCATCGTCTGTCTACTATTCAAAATGCTGATTTTGTTGCAGTCCTTGGCCAGGGCAAAATTCTTGAATGTGGAAAACATGAGGAACTACTTGCAAATCCAAATGGACTTTTCAGGAAACTAATGCAGAAACAAGCTTTTCTTCAGAATAGTGATACTTTCGCATTAGATTTACAATCCAGAGAAAagaatatattaaaagaaaatgtatgaCAGAATGTATGAATAATGGAAACGTACAAATTTCAAATACTATAACTTATGTTTCAGTGATGTAAAGTAAATgttatattttttcaaaatgtacaaaatattcttttcaaaCTTAAATGTGTTTAAACTTTTTattgaaagcattttaataattattgcaactttaaaaaatatgtatcactCTGACATTATTTCAGTGTAtagatttttctgctttttgttacACTGAGAACATGTAGAATCTTGTTTGCTGTACTGCACTGTATGATGATGTGCTCCATTCTCAAGTAAGTTCAGTATTTTAAAGGTAATTAAATGACAATCTTATAATTTTCCTATTATTGTCTCTCctttttcaaggattttttgcattttgtgcTTGTCAGTAGTCTTAAAATGCTGGAATTCAAAAATGCATGACACTAACAGACTCCAAAAGTTCTGTCTGACTTCCACTGTACTGTCCTTCCAGTTACCATTTGTTCCGAAATGTGATTATGTGTTCTGAATTTGACTATGATCCCCATCTACAGTTCCTGTAGAGAATTACAtacaaaaacacattttaaagagTATGAAAGCATGAATTGgagaaaagttcttttaaaaaaacagacaaactcaacaaaaaaaaaggaaccaaacaaaaaccctgaCTTTACATAAGGTCAAAAGTAGTGTATTAGTGTATGAAGTCAGCataggaaaatataaaattgggatgcattttcttcccttttctattttcccatttctttacTTTCACTTCCTTTCCAAGATAACATCCAAAACAACATGCCCTTACGTATGTacatttttgtccttttgtAAGGCATATGTCAGTTTTGTATTGTTAATTAAAATTTCAGTCATAGAAATCATGAGGTTTGCCTAACTACTTTATTAGGAACAACTAGTAAACTACCTTCTCAAGAGCAACTAGTAAAATAGCAGCATTACATTACATTAAACAACTGCAAGGGGCTACATTTGGCAGTGAAGAGTTGACTTTGTGTTTCTAATGTAAGAATCTCTTTCAATATGATCTCAAGATGCAAAACGTCACAAGGTGGTTTTAAAAAGCTAGAAACTTTCTATGTCACATTAAGACTCATCTATGCTAGTAAAACTTGTTGATGGGAAACCTTATTCGCAATAGCCAAGACACCTAGTGCTGGACAAGCTGGAAATGTTTCTCTAATGTGCCATTCATGGCATCTTGAGGAATATAGTGAAAACACTAGAGAGATCTGTCTGCTAGGGAATGAAAATAGAA
It contains:
- the ABCB10 gene encoding ATP-binding cassette sub-family B member 10, mitochondrial, with the translated sequence MGGGGGSEAPPPPAAAAPAADPRGGFGRRQQPRCRAGRMAGYAPRLPWLLPLLRRAAPPPWARAAAGLRVPPRPPGRCGALASLPPLFAPCCRRPLLAVSVGSAPRSLSTAPGAEPSRRAAGPAPRFEARRLLALARPERWRLTAAVGFLAVSSVITMSAPFFMGKVIDIIYTNPSEDFTDSLTRLCALLSGIFLCGGAANATRVYLMQTAGQRIVKRLRATMFSSILKQETAFFDKTRTGELINRLSSDTALLGRSVTENLSDGLRAGAQASVGVAMMFFVSPGLAAFVLSVVPPLAVLAVIYGRYLRKLTKMTQDSLAEATQLAGERIGNIRTVRAFGQEVAEMEKYTNKVDYVLQLAKKEALVRAGFFGATGLSGNLIVLSVLYKGGLLMGNAYMTVGELSSFLMYAFWVGISIGGLSSFYSELMKGLGAGGRLWELIERKPQLPFNEGITLDKDTFRGALEFKDVEFAYPTRPETSIFKDFSLSIPAGSVMALVGPSGAGKSTIVSLLLRLYDPISGTITVDGFDIRQLNPLWFRTKIGTVSQEPILFSCSIAENIAYGAEDPSTVTAEEIQKVAEIANAASFIRGFPKGFDTVVGEKGILLSGGQKQRIAIARALLKDPKILLLDEATSALDAENEYLVQEALDRLMEGRTVLIIAHRLSTIQNADFVAVLGQGKILECGKHEELLANPNGLFRKLMQKQAFLQNSDTFALDLQSREKNILKENV